A section of the Pedobacter sp. HDW13 genome encodes:
- a CDS encoding gliding motility-associated C-terminal domain-containing protein translates to MKRTYCLFVFLVLLFFGRGVKAQSLPYVLNSASGYGKINNQLYDFSIGEMVLVQSFQVTNTSLTQGFLQPFLIINTQAEVSIVNNILTPNGDGKNDFFVIKGLEKYPNNKLTIFDRGGRMLYSAVNYKNNWDGYVNGSALAEDTYYYILDLGAEGTVKGFISILYKK, encoded by the coding sequence ATGAAAAGAACATATTGCCTGTTTGTTTTTCTGGTGCTTCTCTTTTTTGGTCGCGGGGTTAAAGCGCAAAGCTTACCTTATGTGCTTAATTCGGCAAGCGGTTATGGTAAAATCAATAACCAGTTATACGATTTCAGCATTGGCGAAATGGTATTGGTTCAATCTTTTCAGGTTACCAATACCAGTTTAACACAAGGGTTTTTACAGCCTTTTCTAATTATCAATACCCAGGCGGAGGTAAGCATTGTAAATAATATCCTTACGCCAAACGGCGATGGTAAGAACGATTTTTTTGTGATTAAAGGCCTGGAGAAATACCCCAACAATAAGCTCACTATTTTCGACAGGGGAGGGCGGATGCTTTATTCGGCAGTAAATTACAAGAACAACTGGGATGGCTATGTAAACGGATCGGCCCTTGCCGAAGATACCTATTATTACATACTCGATTTAGGCGCCGAAGGTACAGTTAAAGGGTTTATATCTATTTTATATAAAAAGTAA
- a CDS encoding SDR family NAD(P)-dependent oxidoreductase, protein MERFKNKVALVTGSSQGIGAACALRLAAEGADIILNGRKLDERGEKLIAEIKALGRRAVFLEADISQVESVTSLVANAIKAYGKLDILVNNAGVEKNHNFWEVTEADFDLVMDTNLKGLFFGTQAFVRHCIANKIAGVVVNMSSVHEEIVFPHFAPYCASKGALKMLTRNLATELAPFNIRVNNVAPGAIATPINKSLLNDKEKLAKLLDNIPMKKLGTPEDVAGIVAFLASDDARYVTGSTYFVDGGLTYHYEEQ, encoded by the coding sequence ATGGAAAGATTTAAGAATAAAGTAGCTTTAGTTACAGGTAGCAGTCAGGGAATTGGTGCTGCATGCGCCTTACGTTTAGCAGCCGAAGGTGCCGATATTATTTTAAACGGAAGAAAGCTGGATGAACGTGGCGAAAAACTAATTGCCGAAATTAAAGCCCTGGGTAGACGAGCTGTTTTTTTAGAAGCAGATATTAGTCAGGTAGAAAGTGTAACCAGTTTAGTTGCCAATGCCATAAAAGCATACGGCAAATTGGATATTTTGGTAAACAATGCGGGTGTTGAAAAGAACCATAACTTTTGGGAGGTAACAGAGGCCGATTTTGATCTGGTAATGGACACCAATTTAAAAGGACTGTTTTTTGGTACCCAGGCTTTCGTTAGACACTGTATAGCCAACAAGATTGCTGGAGTAGTTGTAAATATGAGTTCGGTGCACGAAGAAATCGTTTTTCCGCATTTTGCACCTTATTGTGCCAGTAAAGGTGCCTTAAAAATGTTAACCCGTAACCTTGCAACAGAGCTGGCTCCTTTCAATATCAGGGTAAATAATGTGGCACCGGGTGCTATCGCTACACCCATCAATAAATCGCTTTTAAACGATAAGGAGAAGTTAGCAAAGTTATTGGACAATATTCCGATGAAAAAGCTGGGTACGCCCGAAGATGTTGCAGGCATTGTGGCTTTTCTGGCTTCTGATGATGCCCGGTATGTTACGGGCTCAACTTATTTTGTTGATGGCGGATTGACTTATCATTACGAAGAACAGTAG
- the dgt gene encoding dGTP triphosphohydrolase produces the protein MEWKYLLSNKRFGQEQYGASTDRARSDFQRDYDRLIFSSPFRRLQNKTQVFPLPGSVFVHNRLTHSLEVASVARSMANIFLKSVEEHNPALIKEVPLINEVGNIVAAAALAHDLGNPAFGHSGEAAISRYFTDGDGKVYQKEMSEAQWHDLINFEGNANAIRILTHPLKGKGNDAYALTYSTLASIAKYPCASIAGKQKGLLHRKKYGFFQSEEDSFKKIAAELKLEQEQSEYLIYKRHPLVYLVEAADDICYSIIDLEDAHRLKILSYEEVKNYLLPFANSKTIEDRLKHDYEDDDAKIGLLRAKAINTLTNLCAGIFFNEQERLLRGELNQSLTDMIPEPYLSAWKAVEKISVERIYNFSSVIQKEVAGYKIMAGLLEEFVPALIHNNTHYYKKLVKLIPKQYHTDLTDIYSIIQSVLDFVSGMTDLYAVDLYRNIKGISFPSET, from the coding sequence ATGGAGTGGAAATATTTACTTTCGAATAAAAGGTTTGGACAAGAACAATACGGTGCCAGCACCGACAGAGCCCGTTCAGATTTTCAGCGCGATTACGACCGCCTGATTTTTTCGTCTCCCTTTAGAAGATTGCAAAATAAAACCCAGGTTTTTCCATTGCCAGGGAGTGTTTTTGTGCACAACCGCCTAACCCATAGTTTAGAAGTAGCGAGTGTTGCCCGCTCCATGGCCAATATTTTTCTTAAAAGTGTTGAGGAGCATAACCCTGCCCTGATTAAAGAAGTTCCTTTAATTAACGAAGTAGGTAATATTGTGGCCGCTGCTGCATTGGCCCACGATTTAGGCAATCCTGCTTTTGGTCACTCGGGCGAAGCTGCAATTTCGCGCTATTTTACCGATGGTGACGGTAAAGTTTACCAGAAAGAAATGAGCGAGGCACAATGGCACGATTTAATTAATTTTGAAGGAAATGCCAATGCCATCCGCATTCTTACCCATCCGTTAAAAGGCAAGGGTAACGATGCTTATGCATTAACCTATTCTACCTTAGCTTCAATAGCCAAATATCCGTGTGCCTCTATTGCAGGCAAGCAGAAAGGATTGTTGCACCGTAAAAAATATGGTTTCTTTCAATCAGAAGAAGATAGTTTTAAAAAGATTGCTGCCGAGCTTAAGCTAGAGCAGGAACAAAGCGAATACCTCATTTACAAACGCCATCCATTGGTTTATCTCGTTGAGGCTGCTGATGATATTTGTTACAGTATTATCGATCTGGAAGATGCCCACCGTTTAAAAATCCTTTCGTACGAGGAAGTAAAAAATTACCTGTTGCCTTTTGCAAATTCTAAAACCATCGAAGACCGGTTGAAACATGATTATGAAGATGATGATGCAAAAATTGGTTTGCTAAGAGCAAAAGCCATTAATACATTAACCAATTTATGTGCAGGTATCTTTTTTAACGAGCAAGAAAGGCTATTGCGTGGCGAACTGAACCAGAGTTTAACCGATATGATCCCCGAACCTTATTTGTCGGCCTGGAAAGCAGTCGAAAAAATATCTGTAGAGCGTATCTATAATTTCTCGTCAGTGATTCAGAAAGAAGTAGCTGGTTATAAAATTATGGCTGGTTTATTGGAAGAGTTTGTTCCGGCATTGATCCACAACAATACCCACTACTATAAAAAATTGGTTAAGCTTATTCCCAAACAATATCATACCGATTTAACCGATATCTATTCTATTATTCAGAGTGTGCTGGATTTTGTGTCGGGAATGACCGATTTATACGCGGTTGATTTGTATCGCAACATTAAGGGAATATCTTTTCCTTCAGAAACTTAA
- a CDS encoding YtxH domain-containing protein, with product MGLLKYAILGTAAVYGLKYLTKKRSADGKSLADDIKTKASIYLNQASNFGERVRHDYRQTSDLY from the coding sequence ATGGGACTACTAAAATACGCCATACTGGGTACAGCAGCTGTATACGGGTTAAAATATCTGACTAAGAAAAGGAGCGCTGATGGCAAATCTTTGGCAGATGATATTAAAACGAAAGCCAGCATATACCTCAACCAAGCGAGTAATTTCGGTGAAAGAGTAAGGCACGACTACAGGCAAACCAGCGATCTATACTGA
- a CDS encoding glucosidase — translation MENAEQSRIDAQYQSRANWLKWGPYVSERQWGTIREDYSNNGDAWSYTTHDSARSKAFRWGEEGLAGFSDDQQLLCLGLALWNGKDAILKERLFGLNNGEGNHGEDVKEIYYYLDNTPAHTYMQMLYKYPQSAFPYTQLLTENARGTRQDPEFELIDTGIFDQDKYFDVFITYAKNEEDDILVHYSVSNRGNEDAEIHLLPQLWYRNNWSWEGSAAKPAINYLGENELLFHSEKQGKMYAYADGDPDFLFTNNESNNERLYQSANVSPYVKDGINNYVVNGKENEVNPAKSGTKVAVHYHKLVPAKQSLSFKLRLSIKPIEKPFENFDAIFDLRKKEADEFYANKYKANSSEEEQQLQRQAWAGLLWNKQYYNYDVNVWLKGDTGLPKPAVKRACGRNFHWSHFMAADIILMPDKWEYPWFAAWDLAFHCIALAPIDPDFAKQQLKLLVSNNYIHPNGQLPAYEWDFTDTNPPVHAMATYKVYIMDKKNKGKGDLKFLEEVFQKLLLNFTWWVNQKDSEGNNIFEGGFLGLDNIGVFNRSEPVPGGGFLEQADGTSWMAMYALNMLQISIELALHNPVYEDMAIKFSEHFLFIAGSIDNMGEYHTGLWDDQDGFYYDLLRKPDGGWDRLRLRTLVGLIPMFAVIVFSDQDWKDLPKLKNRLASFMLQRPDLVQLVSHWEDKSGNDKHLFSLLRGHRMKMLLRRMLDTTEFLSEFGIRSISKKYETEPYSYWLNGNDYSVKYIPAESDTGMFGGNSNWRGPIWFPINYLLIDALKHFHEYYTDDFRVEYPTGSNTYYSLAEIADLLGKRLKNIFLKNEKGERAVFGGCAKFNHDEHFKDYMLFYEYFNGDNGKGLGASHQTGWTALVALL, via the coding sequence ATGGAAAATGCCGAACAAAGTAGAATTGACGCACAGTACCAAAGCCGTGCAAACTGGCTCAAATGGGGACCGTATGTATCAGAAAGGCAATGGGGAACCATACGCGAAGATTACAGTAATAATGGCGATGCCTGGAGCTATACTACACACGATAGTGCCAGAAGCAAGGCTTTTAGATGGGGAGAAGAGGGGTTGGCAGGTTTTAGCGACGATCAGCAATTGTTATGTTTGGGGCTTGCACTTTGGAACGGTAAGGATGCCATTTTAAAAGAACGTCTTTTCGGGTTAAACAATGGAGAAGGTAACCACGGAGAAGATGTAAAGGAAATTTATTACTATCTGGATAATACACCAGCGCATACCTACATGCAAATGTTGTATAAATACCCACAATCAGCTTTTCCATATACGCAACTGTTAACCGAAAATGCCAGGGGAACAAGGCAAGACCCAGAATTTGAACTCATAGATACCGGAATTTTTGATCAGGATAAATATTTTGATGTGTTTATCACTTACGCCAAAAATGAAGAAGACGATATTTTAGTACATTATTCCGTTAGTAATCGCGGTAACGAAGATGCAGAAATTCATTTGTTACCTCAGTTGTGGTACCGCAACAACTGGAGTTGGGAGGGGAGCGCTGCCAAACCCGCTATAAATTATCTAGGCGAAAACGAGTTACTTTTCCATTCAGAAAAGCAGGGCAAAATGTACGCCTATGCAGATGGTGATCCTGATTTTTTATTTACCAATAACGAAAGCAACAATGAGCGTTTGTATCAATCGGCCAATGTTTCGCCTTATGTAAAGGATGGCATTAATAATTACGTTGTTAACGGCAAAGAAAACGAAGTAAATCCGGCTAAGAGCGGAACTAAGGTAGCGGTACATTACCATAAACTTGTACCCGCAAAACAAAGTCTGAGTTTTAAGCTTAGGCTGTCCATTAAACCAATCGAAAAACCTTTCGAAAATTTTGATGCGATTTTTGATTTGCGGAAAAAAGAAGCAGATGAGTTTTATGCCAATAAATACAAGGCCAATAGCAGTGAAGAGGAGCAACAGCTGCAACGCCAGGCCTGGGCGGGCTTACTTTGGAACAAGCAATACTACAACTATGATGTAAATGTTTGGCTAAAGGGCGATACAGGTTTACCAAAACCAGCTGTAAAGCGGGCTTGCGGACGTAACTTTCATTGGAGCCATTTTATGGCAGCCGATATTATTCTGATGCCCGATAAGTGGGAGTATCCCTGGTTTGCCGCCTGGGACCTTGCCTTTCATTGTATTGCGCTGGCACCCATCGATCCTGATTTTGCCAAACAGCAGCTGAAGTTACTGGTTAGCAATAATTATATTCACCCCAACGGGCAGTTGCCTGCTTACGAGTGGGATTTTACCGATACCAATCCGCCGGTACATGCCATGGCCACTTACAAGGTCTACATTATGGATAAAAAAAATAAAGGAAAGGGTGATCTGAAATTCCTGGAAGAAGTTTTTCAGAAGCTGCTGCTTAATTTTACCTGGTGGGTAAATCAAAAGGATAGCGAGGGTAATAATATTTTTGAAGGCGGTTTTCTTGGTTTAGATAACATAGGGGTGTTTAACAGGAGCGAGCCGGTGCCAGGTGGTGGCTTTTTAGAGCAAGCCGATGGTACCAGCTGGATGGCAATGTACGCTTTAAATATGCTGCAGATTAGTATCGAACTCGCGCTGCACAATCCGGTTTATGAAGATATGGCCATTAAGTTTTCAGAACACTTTTTGTTTATTGCAGGTTCTATTGATAACATGGGCGAGTACCATACCGGTTTATGGGATGACCAGGACGGTTTTTATTACGATTTACTCCGCAAACCCGATGGTGGTTGGGATAGGCTAAGGCTCAGAACCCTGGTAGGCTTGATTCCGATGTTTGCTGTCATTGTTTTTAGCGATCAGGATTGGAAAGATTTACCTAAACTTAAAAATCGGCTAGCATCTTTTATGCTTCAACGACCCGATTTGGTACAGCTGGTGAGCCATTGGGAAGATAAAAGCGGTAACGATAAACATTTATTTTCGCTGTTGCGCGGCCACCGCATGAAAATGTTATTGCGCCGTATGCTCGATACTACTGAGTTCCTCTCAGAGTTCGGTATCCGTTCTATTTCGAAGAAATATGAAACTGAGCCATACAGTTATTGGTTAAATGGTAACGATTATTCTGTTAAATATATTCCGGCAGAAAGCGATACGGGTATGTTTGGCGGTAACAGCAACTGGAGAGGCCCCATTTGGTTTCCCATTAATTACCTGTTGATTGATGCACTGAAGCATTTTCACGAATATTACACCGACGATTTTAGGGTAGAATATCCAACAGGTAGCAATACCTATTATTCGCTTGCTGAAATAGCCGATTTATTGGGTAAACGGTTAAAAAATATCTTTTTAAAAAACGAAAAGGGAGAAAGAGCTGTTTTTGGTGGGTGCGCAAAGTTTAACCACGATGAACACTTTAAGGATTATATGCTGTTTTACGAATATTTTAACGGCGATAATGGAAAAGGTTTAGGTGCAAGTCATCAAACCGGGTGGACGGCTTTAGTGGCACTTTTATAA